The following coding sequences are from one Neovison vison isolate M4711 chromosome X, ASM_NN_V1, whole genome shotgun sequence window:
- the WDR45 gene encoding WD repeat domain phosphoinositide-interacting protein 4 isoform X2, translated as MVGPIPLSDAKSLSPTRLGSLRQPGPRTASPGDAAMARVAPKAWKPGKQSWTMTQQPLRGVTSLRFNQDQSCFCCAMETGVRIYNVEPLMEKGHLDHEQVGSMGLVEMLHRSNLLALVGGGSSPKFSEISVLIWDDAREGKDSKDKLVLEFTFTKPVLAVRMRHDKIVIVLRNRIYVYSFPDNPRKLFEFDTRDNPKGLCDLCPSLEKQLLVFPGHKCGSLQLVDLASTKPGTSSAPFTINAHQSDVACVSLNQPGTVVASASQKGTLIRLFDTQSKEKLVELRRGTDPATLYCINFSHDSSFLCASSDKGTVHIFALKDTRLNRRSALARVGKVGPMIGQYVDSQWSLASFTVPAESACICAFGRNTSKNVNSVIAICVDGTFHKYVFTPDGNCNREAFDVYLDICDDDDF; from the exons ATGGTCGGCCCTATTCCGCTCAGCGACGCCAAGTCTCTGTCGCCCACCCGCCTCGGCTCCCTCAGACAGCCAGGCCCTCGCACAGCCTCGCCGGGGGATGCAGCTATGGCTCGCGTTGCTCCAAAGGCCTGGAAACCCG GGAAGCAATCCTGGACCATGACTCAGCAGCCGCTTCGAGGAGTGACCAGTCTACGTTTCAACCAAGACCAAA GCTGCTTTTGCTGTGCTATGGAGACTGGTGTGCGCATCTACAACGTGGAGCCATTGATggagaaggggcatctgg ACCATGAGCAGGTGGGCAGCATGGGCCTGGTGGAAATGCTGCACCGCTCCAACCTGCTGGCCCTAGTGGGTGGTGGTAGCAGCCCCAAGTTCTCAGAGATCTCAG TGCTGATCTGGGACGATGCCCGGGAGGGCAAGGACTCCAAGGACAAGCTGGTGCTGGAGTTCACCTTCACCAAGCCAGTGCTGGCTGTGCGCATGCGCCATGACAA AATTGTGATCGTGCTGAGGAACCGCATCTACGTGTACTCCTTCCCCGACAATCCCCGAAAGCTGTTTGAGTTTGACACTCGAGACAACCCCAAGG GGCTTTGTGACctctgccccagcctggagaAGCAGCTGCTGGTGTTCCCTGGACACAAGTGTGGGAGCCTGCAACTTGTG gACCTGGCGAGCACGAAGCCTGGCACTTCCTCTGCTCCCTTCACCATCAACGCCCATCAGAGCGATGTGGCCTGCGTGtccctgaaccagccaggcacggTAGTGGCCTCTGCCTCCCAGAAGGGCACCCTGATTCGCCTTTTTGACACACAGTCCAAGGAGAAACTGGTAGAACTGCGCCGAGGCACTGACCCTGCCACCCTTTACTG TATCAATTTCAGCCATGACTCCTCGTTCCTCTGCGCTTCCAGCGATAAGGGCACAGTCCATATCTTTGCTCTAAAGGACACCCGCCTCAACCGCCGCTCCGC GCTGGCTCGCGTGGGCAAGGTGGGGCCTATGATTGGGCAATACGTGGACTCTCAGTGGAGCCTGGCGAGCTTCACCGTGCCTGCCGAGTCAGCCTGCATCTGCGCCTTCGGTCGCAATACTTCCAAGAACGTCAACTCTGTCATTG CCATCTGTGTAGATGGGACCTTCCACAAATATGTCTTCACTCCTGATGGAAACTGCAACAGAGAGGCTTTTGATGTATACCTTGACATCTGTGATGACGATGACTTTTGA
- the WDR45 gene encoding WD repeat domain phosphoinositide-interacting protein 4 isoform X1 produces MVGPIPLSDAKSLSPTRLGSLRQPGPRTASPGDAAMARVAPKAWKPGKQSWTMTQQPLRGVTSLRFNQDQSCFCCAMETGVRIYNVEPLMEKGHLDHEQVGSMGLVEMLHRSNLLALVGGGSSPKFSEISAVLIWDDAREGKDSKDKLVLEFTFTKPVLAVRMRHDKIVIVLRNRIYVYSFPDNPRKLFEFDTRDNPKGLCDLCPSLEKQLLVFPGHKCGSLQLVDLASTKPGTSSAPFTINAHQSDVACVSLNQPGTVVASASQKGTLIRLFDTQSKEKLVELRRGTDPATLYCINFSHDSSFLCASSDKGTVHIFALKDTRLNRRSALARVGKVGPMIGQYVDSQWSLASFTVPAESACICAFGRNTSKNVNSVIAICVDGTFHKYVFTPDGNCNREAFDVYLDICDDDDF; encoded by the exons ATGGTCGGCCCTATTCCGCTCAGCGACGCCAAGTCTCTGTCGCCCACCCGCCTCGGCTCCCTCAGACAGCCAGGCCCTCGCACAGCCTCGCCGGGGGATGCAGCTATGGCTCGCGTTGCTCCAAAGGCCTGGAAACCCG GGAAGCAATCCTGGACCATGACTCAGCAGCCGCTTCGAGGAGTGACCAGTCTACGTTTCAACCAAGACCAAA GCTGCTTTTGCTGTGCTATGGAGACTGGTGTGCGCATCTACAACGTGGAGCCATTGATggagaaggggcatctgg ACCATGAGCAGGTGGGCAGCATGGGCCTGGTGGAAATGCTGCACCGCTCCAACCTGCTGGCCCTAGTGGGTGGTGGTAGCAGCCCCAAGTTCTCAGAGATCTCAG CAGTGCTGATCTGGGACGATGCCCGGGAGGGCAAGGACTCCAAGGACAAGCTGGTGCTGGAGTTCACCTTCACCAAGCCAGTGCTGGCTGTGCGCATGCGCCATGACAA AATTGTGATCGTGCTGAGGAACCGCATCTACGTGTACTCCTTCCCCGACAATCCCCGAAAGCTGTTTGAGTTTGACACTCGAGACAACCCCAAGG GGCTTTGTGACctctgccccagcctggagaAGCAGCTGCTGGTGTTCCCTGGACACAAGTGTGGGAGCCTGCAACTTGTG gACCTGGCGAGCACGAAGCCTGGCACTTCCTCTGCTCCCTTCACCATCAACGCCCATCAGAGCGATGTGGCCTGCGTGtccctgaaccagccaggcacggTAGTGGCCTCTGCCTCCCAGAAGGGCACCCTGATTCGCCTTTTTGACACACAGTCCAAGGAGAAACTGGTAGAACTGCGCCGAGGCACTGACCCTGCCACCCTTTACTG TATCAATTTCAGCCATGACTCCTCGTTCCTCTGCGCTTCCAGCGATAAGGGCACAGTCCATATCTTTGCTCTAAAGGACACCCGCCTCAACCGCCGCTCCGC GCTGGCTCGCGTGGGCAAGGTGGGGCCTATGATTGGGCAATACGTGGACTCTCAGTGGAGCCTGGCGAGCTTCACCGTGCCTGCCGAGTCAGCCTGCATCTGCGCCTTCGGTCGCAATACTTCCAAGAACGTCAACTCTGTCATTG CCATCTGTGTAGATGGGACCTTCCACAAATATGTCTTCACTCCTGATGGAAACTGCAACAGAGAGGCTTTTGATGTATACCTTGACATCTGTGATGACGATGACTTTTGA
- the WDR45 gene encoding WD repeat domain phosphoinositide-interacting protein 4 isoform X3, protein MTQQPLRGVTSLRFNQDQSCFCCAMETGVRIYNVEPLMEKGHLDHEQVGSMGLVEMLHRSNLLALVGGGSSPKFSEISAVLIWDDAREGKDSKDKLVLEFTFTKPVLAVRMRHDKIVIVLRNRIYVYSFPDNPRKLFEFDTRDNPKGLCDLCPSLEKQLLVFPGHKCGSLQLVDLASTKPGTSSAPFTINAHQSDVACVSLNQPGTVVASASQKGTLIRLFDTQSKEKLVELRRGTDPATLYCINFSHDSSFLCASSDKGTVHIFALKDTRLNRRSALARVGKVGPMIGQYVDSQWSLASFTVPAESACICAFGRNTSKNVNSVIAICVDGTFHKYVFTPDGNCNREAFDVYLDICDDDDF, encoded by the exons ATGACTCAGCAGCCGCTTCGAGGAGTGACCAGTCTACGTTTCAACCAAGACCAAA GCTGCTTTTGCTGTGCTATGGAGACTGGTGTGCGCATCTACAACGTGGAGCCATTGATggagaaggggcatctgg ACCATGAGCAGGTGGGCAGCATGGGCCTGGTGGAAATGCTGCACCGCTCCAACCTGCTGGCCCTAGTGGGTGGTGGTAGCAGCCCCAAGTTCTCAGAGATCTCAG CAGTGCTGATCTGGGACGATGCCCGGGAGGGCAAGGACTCCAAGGACAAGCTGGTGCTGGAGTTCACCTTCACCAAGCCAGTGCTGGCTGTGCGCATGCGCCATGACAA AATTGTGATCGTGCTGAGGAACCGCATCTACGTGTACTCCTTCCCCGACAATCCCCGAAAGCTGTTTGAGTTTGACACTCGAGACAACCCCAAGG GGCTTTGTGACctctgccccagcctggagaAGCAGCTGCTGGTGTTCCCTGGACACAAGTGTGGGAGCCTGCAACTTGTG gACCTGGCGAGCACGAAGCCTGGCACTTCCTCTGCTCCCTTCACCATCAACGCCCATCAGAGCGATGTGGCCTGCGTGtccctgaaccagccaggcacggTAGTGGCCTCTGCCTCCCAGAAGGGCACCCTGATTCGCCTTTTTGACACACAGTCCAAGGAGAAACTGGTAGAACTGCGCCGAGGCACTGACCCTGCCACCCTTTACTG TATCAATTTCAGCCATGACTCCTCGTTCCTCTGCGCTTCCAGCGATAAGGGCACAGTCCATATCTTTGCTCTAAAGGACACCCGCCTCAACCGCCGCTCCGC GCTGGCTCGCGTGGGCAAGGTGGGGCCTATGATTGGGCAATACGTGGACTCTCAGTGGAGCCTGGCGAGCTTCACCGTGCCTGCCGAGTCAGCCTGCATCTGCGCCTTCGGTCGCAATACTTCCAAGAACGTCAACTCTGTCATTG CCATCTGTGTAGATGGGACCTTCCACAAATATGTCTTCACTCCTGATGGAAACTGCAACAGAGAGGCTTTTGATGTATACCTTGACATCTGTGATGACGATGACTTTTGA